Proteins from a genomic interval of Gluconacetobacter diazotrophicus PA1 5:
- a CDS encoding OmpW/AlkL family protein yields the protein MKLTRTLAFSMVAGMAALAPGAGRAQTATPSAYVSAPVVAPVMAPPPSHGGHCGIFETCASTKIGLGKGDFLIRLSALGVLPEDRDSKVWAGGAVLPGARAKTTRQVMPELTFEYFFTDHISADLIAASTRHEVAVEGSALGHIDAGSAWVLPPTITIAYHFRPHKRFNPYVGVGATLAFFHNESPAGGLVKKLNVGTTGGPSFNVGFDYQLVGNWFFNFDVKQMFMRMHAWANDGGGVDGVPRIKVHDSLDPTVVGAGIEYRF from the coding sequence ATGAAACTGACCCGTACCCTTGCCTTCTCGATGGTTGCCGGCATGGCGGCGCTGGCGCCCGGTGCGGGACGCGCCCAGACCGCGACGCCGTCGGCCTATGTCAGCGCGCCCGTGGTGGCCCCCGTCATGGCGCCCCCGCCGTCGCATGGCGGCCATTGCGGCATCTTCGAAACCTGCGCCAGCACCAAGATCGGTCTGGGCAAGGGCGACTTCCTGATCCGCCTGTCCGCGCTGGGCGTCCTGCCTGAAGACCGCGACAGCAAGGTGTGGGCCGGCGGTGCGGTGCTGCCCGGGGCGCGGGCCAAGACCACGCGCCAGGTCATGCCGGAACTGACGTTCGAATACTTCTTCACCGACCACATCTCGGCCGACCTGATCGCCGCCAGCACCCGGCATGAAGTCGCGGTCGAAGGCAGCGCCCTGGGCCACATCGATGCCGGCAGCGCCTGGGTTCTGCCGCCCACCATCACGATCGCCTACCATTTCCGTCCGCACAAGCGGTTCAACCCGTATGTGGGCGTCGGCGCCACGCTGGCGTTTTTCCACAACGAGTCGCCGGCCGGTGGCCTGGTGAAGAAGCTGAATGTCGGCACGACCGGTGGCCCGTCATTCAATGTCGGCTTCGATTACCAGCTCGTGGGCAACTGGTTCTTCAACTTCGACGTGAAGCAGATGTTCATGCGCATGCATGCCTGGGCGAACGATGGTGGCGGCGTCGATGGCGTTCCGCGCATCAAGGTGCATGACTCGCTGGACCCGACGGTGGTAGGCGCCGGTATCGAATACCGGTTCTGA
- a CDS encoding electron transfer flavoprotein-ubiquinone oxidoreductase, translating into MTEHARETMEFDIVIVGGGPSGLAAAIRLRQLVPDATVCLIEKGSEIGAHILSGAVIEPRALDELLPDWRETGAPLHTPVSEEAMLFLTEKRGYAVPMLDRLMPHMRNHGNYIVSLGDVCRWLAARAEELGVEIYPGFAGAELLVEDGRVVGVATGDMGVGRDGQPGANFAPGMELRARYTLFAEGCRGSLTKRLMATYDLRKGVDPQTYGLGIKELWEIPKERHRPGLVQHSFGWPLDDRTYGGAWMYHFGENLVSYGFVVGLDYANTWLSPFDEMQRLKLHPSFRPYFEGGRRIAYGARALSEGGIQSLPRLTFPGGALIGDTAGFLNVPKIKGTHTAMKSGMLAAEAVAEAMQAGTAEPTSYMRRVRASWLWEELRGVRNIRPAFARFGMKGGALYSGIDAMLLRGRAPWTLHHRHADNEDLLAAGKSAPIAYPKPDGKVTFDRLSSVFLSATNHEEDQPVHLKLRNPAIWKTVNWDVFRAPESRYCPAGVYEVVDADTDPRLQINAQNCVHCKTCDIKDPTQNIDWVTPEGAGGPNYPGGM; encoded by the coding sequence ATGACCGAACACGCCCGCGAGACGATGGAATTCGATATTGTTATTGTCGGCGGCGGTCCGTCCGGTCTGGCCGCGGCGATCCGGCTGCGCCAGCTGGTCCCCGACGCCACGGTCTGCCTGATCGAGAAGGGCAGTGAAATCGGCGCCCATATCCTGTCGGGCGCGGTGATCGAACCCCGCGCGCTGGACGAGCTGCTGCCCGACTGGCGCGAGACCGGCGCCCCGCTGCACACCCCCGTGTCCGAGGAAGCGATGCTCTTCCTGACGGAAAAGCGCGGCTATGCGGTGCCGATGCTGGACCGGCTGATGCCGCACATGCGCAATCACGGCAACTACATCGTCAGCCTGGGCGACGTCTGCCGCTGGCTGGCCGCGCGGGCCGAGGAACTGGGCGTCGAGATCTATCCCGGTTTCGCCGGCGCCGAGCTGCTGGTCGAGGACGGGCGCGTGGTGGGCGTCGCGACCGGCGACATGGGCGTGGGCCGCGACGGCCAGCCCGGCGCGAACTTCGCCCCCGGCATGGAACTGCGCGCCCGCTACACCCTGTTCGCCGAAGGCTGCCGCGGGTCGCTGACCAAACGGCTGATGGCGACCTACGACCTGCGCAAGGGCGTGGACCCCCAGACCTACGGCCTGGGCATCAAGGAATTGTGGGAAATCCCCAAGGAACGGCACCGCCCCGGCCTGGTGCAGCATTCCTTCGGCTGGCCGCTGGACGACCGCACCTATGGCGGCGCCTGGATGTATCATTTCGGCGAGAACCTGGTGTCCTACGGCTTCGTCGTCGGGCTGGACTACGCCAATACCTGGCTGTCGCCGTTCGACGAGATGCAGCGGCTGAAGCTGCATCCGTCCTTCCGGCCGTATTTCGAGGGGGGACGGCGCATCGCCTATGGCGCCCGCGCCCTGTCCGAAGGCGGCATCCAGTCCCTGCCGCGCCTGACCTTCCCCGGTGGCGCGCTGATCGGCGACACGGCGGGCTTCCTGAACGTGCCGAAGATCAAGGGCACCCATACGGCCATGAAATCCGGCATGCTGGCGGCCGAGGCGGTGGCCGAGGCCATGCAGGCCGGCACGGCCGAACCCACGTCCTACATGCGCCGGGTGCGCGCGTCGTGGCTGTGGGAGGAACTGCGCGGCGTGCGCAATATCCGCCCCGCCTTCGCGCGGTTCGGGATGAAGGGCGGGGCGCTCTATTCCGGGATCGACGCCATGCTGCTGCGCGGTCGTGCGCCCTGGACCCTGCATCACCGCCATGCGGATAACGAGGACCTGCTGGCCGCCGGCAAGTCCGCGCCCATCGCCTATCCCAAGCCGGACGGCAAGGTCACGTTCGACCGGCTGTCGTCGGTCTTCCTGTCCGCCACGAATCACGAGGAAGACCAGCCGGTCCACCTGAAGCTGCGCAATCCCGCGATCTGGAAGACCGTGAACTGGGACGTGTTCCGCGCGCCCGAAAGCCGCTACTGCCCGGCCGGGGTGTATGAAGTCGTGGATGCGGACACCGATCCGCGCCTGCAGATCAACGCGCAGAACTGCGTCCATTGCAAGACGTGCGATATCAAGGACCCCACCCAGAACATCGACTGGGTCACGCCCGAAGGCGCGGGCGGCCCGAATTACCCCGGCGGGATGTGA
- the pqqB gene encoding pyrroloquinoline quinone biosynthesis protein PqqB, which yields MIDLIVLGAAAGGGFPQWNSNAPACRRARADDPAAPSRTQASIAVSGDGAHWFVVNASPDLRAQIGQTPALHPRHGLRSTPIAGVILTGGEVDTVTGLLTLRERQPFTLLATPPVLDLLDANPIFEALDRSIVPRVPLALDQPFALALPDGTPAGLTITPFAVPGKVPLYAESGPDPAAIVENGETIGLAMTDGVRHAYFIPGCARMTGPLRARLRGADLVFFDGTLWTDDEMLRAGVGQKTGQRMGHMSVSGDGGTIDAFADLDVRRKVLIHINNSNPLLLADSPERQVAHQAGWEVSFDGMRITT from the coding sequence ATGATCGACCTCATCGTTCTCGGCGCCGCGGCGGGCGGCGGTTTCCCACAATGGAATTCCAACGCCCCGGCATGCCGGCGCGCCCGGGCGGACGATCCGGCGGCGCCGTCCCGCACCCAGGCTTCGATCGCCGTCAGCGGGGACGGCGCGCACTGGTTCGTCGTCAACGCCTCGCCCGACCTGCGGGCGCAGATCGGCCAGACCCCGGCGCTGCATCCAAGGCACGGCCTGCGCTCGACCCCCATTGCCGGCGTGATCCTGACCGGAGGCGAGGTCGATACCGTCACCGGGCTGCTGACCCTGCGCGAACGCCAGCCCTTCACCCTGCTGGCGACGCCGCCGGTGCTGGACCTGCTGGACGCCAATCCGATTTTCGAGGCGCTGGACCGCAGCATCGTCCCGCGCGTGCCCCTGGCGCTGGACCAGCCCTTCGCCCTGGCGCTGCCCGACGGCACGCCCGCCGGGCTGACGATCACCCCCTTCGCGGTTCCGGGCAAGGTGCCGCTCTATGCCGAGAGCGGGCCCGATCCCGCCGCCATCGTCGAGAACGGCGAGACGATCGGGCTGGCGATGACCGACGGCGTGCGCCACGCCTATTTCATTCCCGGCTGCGCGCGCATGACCGGCCCCCTGCGGGCGCGCCTGCGCGGCGCGGACCTGGTCTTCTTCGACGGCACGCTGTGGACCGATGACGAGATGCTGCGCGCCGGCGTGGGACAGAAGACCGGACAGCGCATGGGCCATATGTCGGTCAGCGGTGACGGCGGGACCATCGATGCGTTCGCGGACCTCGACGTCCGGCGCAAGGTGCTGATCCATATCAACAATTCCAATCCCCTCCTGCTGGCCGACAGCCCGGAGCGCCAGGTCGCGCACCAGGCGGGGTGGGAGGTTTCATTCGACGGCATGAGGATCACGACATGA
- a CDS encoding electron transfer flavoprotein subunit beta/FixA family protein: MKVLVPVKRVIDFNIKPRVKADGTGVETAGVKMSMNPFDEIAVEEAVRLKEKGVATEIVAVSIGVQQSQDTLRTALAMGADRAILVLTDVAVEPLGVAKVLKALVAKESPDLVILGKQAIDDDMNATGQMLAGLLGWAQGTFASRIEIADGRAAVTREIDGGLETVSLALPAIVTADLRLNEPRYASLPNIMKARKKPLETLAPADLGVDVTPRLTIVSVAEPPARKAGVKVASAEDLVARLRNEAKVI, translated from the coding sequence ATGAAGGTTCTTGTTCCCGTAAAGCGCGTCATCGATTTCAACATCAAGCCGCGTGTGAAGGCGGACGGCACGGGTGTCGAGACGGCCGGCGTGAAGATGTCGATGAATCCGTTCGACGAAATCGCGGTCGAGGAAGCGGTGCGCCTGAAGGAAAAGGGCGTTGCGACCGAGATCGTGGCGGTGTCGATCGGTGTGCAGCAATCCCAGGACACGCTGCGCACCGCGCTGGCCATGGGCGCCGACCGCGCCATCCTGGTCCTGACCGACGTGGCGGTGGAGCCGCTGGGCGTCGCCAAGGTCCTGAAGGCGCTGGTGGCGAAGGAAAGCCCCGACCTGGTGATCCTGGGCAAGCAGGCGATCGACGACGACATGAACGCGACCGGCCAGATGCTGGCCGGGCTGCTGGGCTGGGCGCAGGGCACCTTCGCCAGCAGGATCGAGATCGCGGACGGCCGCGCGGCGGTCACGCGCGAAATCGACGGCGGGCTGGAAACCGTGTCGCTGGCGCTGCCGGCCATCGTCACCGCCGACCTGCGCCTGAACGAGCCGCGCTATGCCTCGCTGCCCAACATCATGAAGGCCCGCAAGAAGCCGCTGGAAACGCTGGCCCCCGCCGACCTGGGGGTGGATGTGACGCCGCGCCTGACCATCGTCTCGGTGGCCGAACCCCCGGCGCGCAAGGCCGGCGTCAAGGTCGCGTCCGCCGAGGATCTGGTGGCGCGTCTGCGCAATGAAGCGAAGGTGATCTGA
- the pqqA gene encoding pyrroloquinoline quinone precursor peptide PqqA yields the protein MAWTAPKITEVPLGAEINSYVCGQKK from the coding sequence ATGGCCTGGACTGCACCCAAGATCACCGAGGTTCCGCTGGGCGCGGAAATCAACAGCTACGTCTGCGGCCAGAAGAAATAA
- a CDS encoding 2OG-Fe(II) oxygenase family protein, whose protein sequence is MTVHDVALRDAALHNGTSARAGIAASLRTAQHGTRPFAHWILADVLPPPVQAALLAWDPGAETHGGDTGGRREARNGRRVFVTPANRRQQPGLDMLADMFDAPSTRAAITACCGAHLAGTALRLELCLDTDGFWLESHTDIGAKKLTLLVSLSTDAGAADWGTDLMTADGRAVGRASGAFNSGLLFVPGTDTWHGFVRRPIHGLRRSLIVNFVGPEWRATEELACGPAA, encoded by the coding sequence ATGACAGTGCATGACGTGGCCTTGCGTGATGCGGCCTTGCATAACGGGACCTCGGCGCGGGCCGGAATTGCCGCGTCGCTTCGCACGGCGCAGCATGGGACGCGGCCCTTCGCCCACTGGATTCTGGCCGATGTCCTGCCGCCACCCGTCCAGGCGGCCCTGCTGGCCTGGGACCCCGGGGCCGAGACGCATGGCGGCGATACCGGCGGCCGGCGCGAGGCCCGCAACGGCCGGCGCGTCTTCGTGACCCCGGCCAACCGGCGGCAGCAGCCCGGCCTGGACATGCTGGCCGACATGTTCGACGCCCCGTCGACCCGCGCCGCGATCACGGCGTGCTGCGGTGCGCACCTGGCCGGAACGGCGCTGCGGCTGGAGCTGTGCCTGGACACGGACGGGTTCTGGCTGGAGTCGCATACCGATATCGGGGCGAAGAAGCTGACCCTGCTGGTCTCGCTGTCCACCGATGCGGGGGCGGCCGACTGGGGGACCGACCTGATGACGGCGGACGGGCGCGCCGTGGGGCGCGCCAGCGGCGCGTTCAATTCCGGCCTGCTGTTCGTGCCGGGCACCGACACGTGGCATGGCTTCGTCCGGCGGCCGATCCACGGCCTGCGCCGGTCGCTGATCGTGAATTTCGTCGGCCCCGAATGGCGCGCCACCGAAGAGCTGGCCTGCGGGCCGGCCGCCTGA
- a CDS encoding Crp/Fnr family transcriptional regulator, whose protein sequence is MSDQTTCERESRPRRLILAGAHRQPGYCLTCGVRPRSVCSAISDDDIVRLAETAVETLVLPGRAFVEEGAPATDFFSITSGNVKLFKALPDGRRQITGFAGAGHFLGLAVTDQYAFGAEAVDTVRLCRFSRARMRHLMDDFPRLERRLLEEASNELVAAQNQMLLLGRKTARERVASFLLDRVRDMLNPSGDVPLPMTRSDIADYLGLTIETVSRTLSWMRTERLITIGKGHTVRITAMERLESLASGNS, encoded by the coding sequence ATGTCTGACCAGACTACCTGTGAGCGCGAATCCCGGCCACGCCGCCTGATCCTGGCCGGTGCGCACCGCCAGCCGGGTTACTGCCTGACCTGCGGCGTCCGTCCCCGCAGCGTCTGCAGTGCCATCAGCGACGACGACATCGTCCGGCTGGCGGAAACGGCGGTCGAGACCCTGGTACTGCCGGGCCGCGCCTTCGTCGAGGAAGGCGCCCCCGCGACCGATTTCTTCAGCATCACCTCGGGCAACGTGAAGCTGTTCAAGGCGCTGCCCGACGGACGGCGGCAGATCACCGGCTTCGCGGGTGCCGGGCATTTCCTGGGGCTGGCGGTGACGGACCAGTACGCCTTCGGGGCCGAGGCGGTGGACACGGTGCGGCTGTGCCGGTTTTCACGCGCGCGGATGCGGCACCTGATGGACGATTTCCCCCGGCTGGAACGCAGGCTGCTGGAGGAAGCGTCGAACGAGCTGGTGGCGGCGCAGAACCAGATGCTGCTGCTGGGCCGCAAGACCGCGCGCGAACGGGTGGCCAGCTTCCTGCTGGACCGCGTGCGCGACATGCTGAATCCGTCCGGGGACGTCCCCCTGCCCATGACCCGTTCGGACATCGCCGATTACCTGGGCCTGACGATCGAGACCGTCAGCCGGACATTGAGCTGGATGCGCACCGAACGCCTGATCACCATCGGCAAGGGCCACACCGTGCGCATCACCGCGATGGAGCGGCTGGAATCCCTGGCCAGCGGCAATAGCTGA
- the pqqD gene encoding pyrroloquinoline quinone biosynthesis peptide chaperone PqqD gives MTDAPPRDRNAEQAVMRFMRGTRLQHDRVRDQWVIQAPERAFIADPVATEILRLVDGQRPVSAIIDDLAARFDAPRPVIARDVLALIAELTDRQVLTT, from the coding sequence GTGACCGACGCGCCCCCCCGGGATCGGAATGCCGAGCAGGCGGTGATGCGCTTCATGCGCGGCACGCGCCTGCAGCATGACCGGGTGCGCGACCAGTGGGTGATCCAGGCACCGGAGCGCGCCTTCATCGCCGATCCGGTGGCGACCGAAATCCTGCGCCTGGTGGACGGGCAGCGGCCGGTGTCCGCCATCATCGACGATCTGGCCGCCCGGTTCGATGCGCCCCGTCCCGTCATCGCCCGCGACGTGCTGGCGCTGATCGCCGAGTTGACCGACCGGCAGGTGCTGACCACATGA
- the hemN gene encoding oxygen-independent coproporphyrinogen III oxidase produces the protein MGMPSSDLLIRYGGNLPRYTSYPTAAQFDASVGADDSEAWLRAMAPGTPLSLYLHVPFCDALCLFCGCNTSVMRDPAGRTAYGALLMDELRRVAGRLGPDHPVRHVQWGGGTPTTLPPETMRAAMQTIRRLFTIERDAEIAIELDPRHMPDAYPDLLRTLGFNRVSLGVQDLDPAVQTACGRIQSRAQTEDCVRRVRAAGIASVNVDLIYGLPYQTVDGAGETAATVAAALRPDRLAVFGYAHVPWKQKRQALLPESVLPGPAERLAQRARIDAVLRAAGYRAIGLDHYARPGDALTLAAEGGTMRRNFQGYTVDPAPVLIGIGASAISSYPQGMTQNALTAAAYARLMGQGTDTLPVVRGVRRTDDDRLRGAVIERLMCDLRVDPAAIGAHHGVPATWFADAMPGLHQAAADGIVTLDGAMIRMTDAGRPFLRNIAALFDAHRAPPGAARHAGAL, from the coding sequence GTGGGGATGCCCTCTTCCGACCTGCTGATCCGGTACGGGGGCAACCTGCCGCGTTACACCAGCTACCCGACCGCGGCACAGTTCGATGCCTCGGTCGGGGCGGATGACAGCGAGGCGTGGCTGCGCGCCATGGCGCCGGGCACCCCGCTTTCGCTGTATCTTCATGTTCCCTTCTGCGATGCGCTGTGCCTGTTCTGCGGGTGCAACACGTCTGTGATGCGCGACCCGGCCGGCCGTACGGCCTATGGCGCGCTGCTGATGGACGAACTGCGCAGGGTGGCCGGGCGCCTCGGCCCCGACCATCCGGTCCGCCACGTGCAGTGGGGCGGCGGCACGCCGACGACCCTGCCGCCCGAGACCATGCGGGCCGCGATGCAGACGATCCGCCGGCTCTTCACCATCGAGCGCGACGCGGAAATCGCGATCGAACTCGACCCCCGCCATATGCCCGACGCCTATCCCGACCTGCTGCGCACGCTGGGATTCAACCGCGTCAGCCTGGGCGTCCAGGACCTGGACCCCGCCGTGCAGACGGCCTGCGGCCGAATCCAGAGCCGTGCCCAGACCGAGGACTGCGTCCGCCGCGTGCGCGCGGCCGGGATCGCCTCGGTCAATGTCGATCTGATCTATGGCCTGCCGTACCAGACGGTGGACGGCGCGGGCGAAACCGCGGCGACCGTCGCCGCCGCGCTGCGGCCCGACCGGCTGGCGGTGTTCGGCTACGCCCATGTGCCCTGGAAGCAGAAGCGCCAGGCGCTGCTGCCCGAAAGCGTGCTGCCCGGCCCCGCCGAACGGCTGGCGCAACGTGCGCGGATCGATGCGGTCCTGCGTGCCGCCGGGTATCGCGCGATCGGGCTGGACCATTATGCCCGGCCCGGCGACGCGCTGACCCTCGCCGCCGAAGGCGGCACCATGCGCCGCAATTTCCAGGGTTATACCGTCGATCCGGCCCCGGTCCTGATCGGGATCGGCGCCTCGGCGATTTCCTCCTATCCCCAGGGCATGACCCAGAACGCCCTGACCGCCGCCGCCTACGCGCGGCTGATGGGCCAGGGCACCGACACCCTGCCGGTGGTGCGGGGGGTGCGCCGCACCGATGACGACCGGCTGCGCGGGGCGGTGATCGAACGGCTGATGTGCGACCTGCGGGTCGATCCGGCGGCGATCGGCGCCCATCATGGCGTGCCCGCGACCTGGTTCGCCGATGCCATGCCCGGCCTGCACCAGGCGGCGGCGGACGGGATCGTGACGCTGGACGGCGCGATGATCCGCATGACCGACGCGGGACGGCCCTTCCTGCGCAACATCGCCGCCCTGTTCGACGCGCATCGCGCCCCCCCGGGTGCCGCCCGCCATGCCGGCGCCCTGTAG
- a CDS encoding AI-2E family transporter, whose amino-acid sequence MPPVPDLDDADMFEAHQQQRAAEVVRRSRFDPQTICLLILTVLAVFYTLYFAAAIILPIVLALVVNLLLSAPMRVLHTRLHLPKTLSALVLILGVFGVVGAIGTAISVPAAGWIARAPQTMAALQTHLAVLHRPIQMIQAANDRIENFLSVVSGRQGGGGGGQVVLLAPSSSPGGGLGTFGSSVLLGTRAFVGQLFTMMLMLFFLLAQGDSLLRRFVEIMPTFADKRRAVQIAYQIERNVSLYLTTITIINVLVGLANMLQCWVFGMPNPLLWGVLAFLLNYIPIIGPLTGIVIYFVVSLFVFPSALQALLPPTVYLCIHLMEGETITPMVLARRFTLNPVLVMGSLMFWDWLWGVWGAFLSVPMLAVFKIICDHVDVLTPIGHVVGGPTRARTVQSAIIPRREQETE is encoded by the coding sequence ATGCCGCCTGTACCCGATCTGGACGATGCCGACATGTTCGAGGCACATCAGCAGCAGCGCGCGGCCGAGGTCGTGCGTCGCAGCCGCTTCGATCCCCAGACCATCTGCCTGCTGATCCTCACGGTCCTGGCGGTCTTCTACACGCTGTATTTCGCGGCGGCGATCATCCTGCCGATCGTGCTGGCGCTGGTGGTCAACCTGCTGCTGTCGGCGCCGATGCGGGTGCTGCATACGCGGCTGCACCTGCCCAAGACGCTGTCGGCGCTGGTGCTGATCCTGGGCGTGTTCGGGGTGGTGGGCGCGATCGGCACCGCGATCTCGGTACCCGCCGCCGGCTGGATCGCGCGCGCGCCGCAGACCATGGCCGCCCTCCAGACGCACCTGGCCGTCCTGCACCGCCCGATCCAGATGATCCAGGCGGCCAATGACCGGATCGAGAATTTCCTGTCCGTCGTCAGCGGACGGCAAGGGGGCGGTGGCGGCGGTCAGGTGGTGCTGCTGGCGCCCTCGTCGTCGCCGGGCGGCGGGCTGGGCACGTTCGGCTCCAGCGTGCTGCTGGGCACGCGTGCCTTCGTGGGCCAGCTCTTCACCATGATGCTGATGCTGTTCTTCCTGCTGGCGCAGGGCGACAGCCTGCTGCGCCGGTTCGTCGAGATCATGCCGACCTTCGCCGACAAGCGCCGCGCGGTGCAGATCGCCTATCAGATCGAACGCAATGTCTCGCTCTATCTGACCACCATCACGATCATCAACGTGCTGGTCGGCCTGGCGAACATGCTGCAATGCTGGGTGTTCGGCATGCCGAACCCGCTGCTGTGGGGGGTCCTGGCCTTCCTGCTGAACTATATTCCCATCATCGGGCCGCTGACCGGCATCGTGATCTATTTCGTCGTCAGCCTGTTCGTCTTTCCGTCGGCCCTGCAGGCGCTGCTGCCGCCCACGGTGTATCTGTGCATCCACCTGATGGAAGGCGAGACGATCACGCCGATGGTGCTGGCCCGGCGCTTCACCCTCAATCCGGTGCTGGTCATGGGCTCGCTGATGTTCTGGGACTGGCTGTGGGGCGTGTGGGGGGCGTTCCTGTCGGTGCCGATGCTGGCGGTGTTCAAGATCATCTGCGACCATGTCGATGTCCTGACCCCGATCGGCCACGTTGTCGGCGGCCCGACCCGCGCACGCACCGTACAGTCCGCGATCATTCCCCGGCGGGAACAGGAAACCGAATAG
- a CDS encoding electron transfer flavoprotein subunit alpha/FixB family protein, with amino-acid sequence MTVLVFLDHESGTIRQASRSAVTAALELGKSAGDVHALVTGDAAVADAAAKIPGIAKVLRAAGAAVAHELAEPLAALIADLAPSYSHIVAAAGATGKNVLPRAAALLDVQPIPDVVSIIDAETFVRPIYAGSALATVKSADAYKVVTVRASSFDPAPAEGGSAVVEQVTVPDGSALSEFVSIELSKSERPELESARVIVSGGRGLQNQENFKLLDPLADRLGAAIGASRAAVDAGFVPNDYQVGQTGKIVAPDLYIAIGISGAIQHLAGMKDSKVIVAINKDPEAPIFQVADYGLVADLFEVLPQLEAALG; translated from the coding sequence ATGACCGTACTCGTTTTCCTGGACCATGAGTCCGGCACGATCCGCCAGGCTTCGCGTTCCGCGGTGACGGCGGCCCTGGAACTGGGCAAGTCGGCGGGGGACGTCCATGCCCTGGTGACGGGTGACGCGGCGGTGGCGGACGCGGCGGCGAAAATTCCCGGTATCGCCAAGGTTTTGCGCGCCGCCGGGGCCGCCGTGGCCCACGAACTGGCCGAACCGCTGGCCGCGCTGATCGCCGACCTCGCCCCGTCCTACAGCCACATCGTCGCGGCGGCGGGTGCGACCGGCAAGAACGTGCTGCCGCGCGCGGCGGCCCTGCTGGACGTGCAGCCGATTCCCGACGTGGTGTCGATCATCGATGCCGAGACCTTCGTGCGCCCGATCTATGCGGGCAGCGCCCTGGCGACGGTGAAGTCGGCCGACGCGTACAAGGTGGTGACGGTGCGCGCCTCGTCCTTCGACCCCGCGCCGGCCGAGGGCGGCAGCGCCGTGGTGGAACAGGTCACGGTGCCGGACGGGTCCGCCCTGTCGGAATTCGTGTCGATCGAACTGTCGAAATCCGAACGCCCGGAACTGGAATCCGCACGGGTCATCGTCTCCGGCGGGCGCGGCCTGCAGAACCAGGAGAATTTCAAGCTCCTCGACCCGCTGGCCGATCGGCTGGGGGCTGCGATCGGCGCCTCGCGCGCGGCGGTGGATGCGGGCTTCGTGCCCAACGACTACCAGGTGGGGCAGACCGGCAAGATCGTGGCGCCGGACCTGTATATCGCCATCGGCATCTCGGGCGCGATCCAGCATCTGGCCGGCATGAAGGACAGCAAGGTCATCGTGGCGATCAACAAGGACCCCGAGGCCCCGATCTTCCAGGTCGCGGATTACGGGCTGGTCGCGGATCTGTTCGAGGTGCTGCCGCAGCTTGAGGCCGCGCTGGGTTAA
- the pqqC gene encoding pyrroloquinoline-quinone synthase PqqC, which translates to MTGSPLSPPLSPDELEAALRAIGAARYHNLHPFHRALHDGRLNRAQVQAWALNRYYYQSRIPAKDATLLARLPTAELRREWRRRLVDHDGDAPGTGGVARWLKLTDGLGLERAEVESLKGLLPATRFAVDAYVDFVRDRSILEAIASSLTELFSPTIISERVAGMLRHYDFVTPETLAYFQPRLTQAPRDSDFALAYVRDHARTVQEQQAVLDALTFKCDVLWSMLDALDYAYVSPGRIPPGAFRPLPA; encoded by the coding sequence ATGACTGGCTCGCCCCTGTCCCCGCCCCTGTCCCCGGACGAACTGGAGGCGGCGTTGCGGGCCATCGGTGCCGCGCGCTATCACAACCTGCATCCTTTCCACCGCGCCCTGCATGACGGCAGGCTGAACCGCGCGCAGGTGCAGGCCTGGGCGCTGAACCGCTATTATTACCAGAGCCGCATCCCGGCCAAGGACGCCACCCTGCTGGCGCGGCTGCCGACGGCGGAACTGCGCCGGGAATGGCGGCGGCGGCTGGTGGACCATGACGGCGACGCGCCGGGCACCGGCGGCGTGGCCCGCTGGCTGAAGCTGACCGACGGGCTGGGGCTGGAACGTGCCGAAGTCGAATCGCTGAAGGGGCTGCTGCCCGCCACCCGCTTCGCGGTCGACGCCTATGTCGACTTCGTGCGCGACCGCTCGATACTGGAAGCGATCGCCTCCTCGCTGACCGAACTGTTCTCGCCCACCATCATCAGCGAGCGCGTGGCGGGCATGCTGCGCCACTATGATTTCGTGACGCCGGAGACCCTGGCCTATTTCCAGCCCCGGCTGACCCAGGCGCCCCGCGATTCCGATTTCGCCCTGGCCTATGTCCGCGACCATGCCCGCACGGTGCAGGAGCAGCAGGCCGTGCTGGACGCGCTGACCTTCAAATGCGACGTACTGTGGTCCATGCTGGATGCGCTGGATTACGCCTATGTCTCGCCCGGGCGCATCCCGCCCGGCGCCTTCCGGCCCCTGCCGGCGTGA